A genomic window from Solanum dulcamara chromosome 11, daSolDulc1.2, whole genome shotgun sequence includes:
- the LOC129872410 gene encoding probable transcription factor At1g61730, with protein sequence MALGKRNQIAYLIGVFHLQLKTKTCEMAAVNLSKNKKSKRPNTDDSDKEWMPSSGSDESHRKKLKNSDVVMKSGFQRVWSEEDEITILERYLNYSSLNCANPSSDYDAFVTFVKDGLQEETSKTQLQDKLTRLRRKYKKNVDKRSFSKPHQEKLFKLSKRIWGQVKPDKTIGIMCSDLVLGGGSAADLEDWFRRNPLQLISEKDREEMLEKSQSVKIGKARQYLSEIQVMEVQAKLAIHALHSILT encoded by the coding sequence atggCCCTCGGGAAGCGCAACCAAATTGCGTATTTAATTGGTGTGTTCCACTTGCAATTGAAAACCAAAACATGTGAAATGGCTGCTGTTAACTTGTCAAAAAACAAAAAGTCGAAACGTCCCAATACAGACGATTCAGACAAAGAGTGGATGCCTTCAAGTGGGAGTGATGAGTCTCAtagaaaaaaactgaaaaattcAGATGTAGTCATGAAGAGCGGCTTTCAAAGAGTGTGGAGCGAAGAGGATGAGATAACTATCCTTGAAAGGTATCTCAATTATTCATCCCTCAATTGCGCCAACCCTTCATCAGATTATGATGCATTCGTTACTTTTGTAAAGGACGGATTGCAGGAAGAGACGAGTAAAACTCAGTTACAAGATAAACTCACAAGGTTGAGAAGGAAATATAAGAAAAACGTTGACAAAAGGAGCTTTTCCAAACCTCACCAGGAGAAGTTATTCAAACTGTCAAAGAGAATTTGGGGACAAGTGAAACCGGACAAAACTATTGGAATAATGTGTTCAGATTTGGTTTTAGGTGGAGGTAGTGCTGCTGACTTAGAGGATTGGTTCAGAAGAAATCCACTTCAGTTAATTAGCGAAAAGGACAGGGAAGAAATGCTGGAGAAGTCGCAATCTGTAAAGATTGGTAAGGCTCGACAGTATTTGTCAGAAATACAAGTGATGGAGGTACAGGCAAAGCTGGCCATCCATGCTCTCCATTCCATTCTCACATGA